The following DNA comes from Fundulus heteroclitus isolate FHET01 chromosome 1, MU-UCD_Fhet_4.1, whole genome shotgun sequence.
ACAAGCACCAGCAGAAGCTGTGACTGACCTGCTGTCAGCTGCAGCCAGGCGCAGATCTTGTAGACGGTGGCAGCACTGCAGAACCtgaagagacagagacacaggacGCTGGTCCACACCGCCCACAGAGACACCCCCACTAGCACCGCCACTGACTGGAAGGACGGCAACGGAGACAGGCTGGACAGTCCTCCACGACAGTCAGGAACCGGCCAGTCAGACTCCATGCATACCTGGACACATGCAGGACATGGAGACACAAACAGAGGAAACCTTCAcagagagcagagcagaggacaAAATCTTAGTTGTGTTTCTGTCGCACTTTGGTCATGAGATGACAAAATGCACGGCAGATGGTCAATGGACACGGTCCAACGACGTGTCAGAACAATTCCTCAGAGGTTTTAGTTCATGGAGACATGATGACATCACAGCTGCTGCAGGCTTGTTGTCTGAACGTCCATGATGAGAACTTCCTGTTCCTGAGCGTTGAGACGTGGAGCGTTACGCTTCTGGAAGGAACCATCAGAAGACGGGTCCGCTGTGACACCATgacacctccacctccacctgaaCCGGTGGTCCCAGGCAGGATCCAAGCTTTCAACCTCCACCAAGTTCTGACCCGACCCTGCTGGTGTTGTAGCTGAGATCCAGACTCACTGGACCGGcctgttctggtccagttctggtccagttctggtCCTGTTCTGGTCCAGCTCTGGTCCATTTCTGATCCAGTTCTGGTCCGTTTCTGGTCCATTTCTGGTCCATTTCTGGTCCTGTTCTGGTCCTGTTCTGGTCCTGTTCTGGTcctgttctggtccagttctgatCCAGCTCTGGTCCAGTTCTGGTcctgttctggtccagttctgatCCAGTTCTGGTCCTGTTCTGGTCCAGGTCTGGGGAGTCTGTGTGAACTGTGTGGCCTCCTGCCGCTGCTGCGAGGTTCCACATGTTCCTTCAGAGATGATGTTCTGCAGACCTGGGCTGGACCAGCGCTTAGCAGAACTACTGCTGCCTTTCTAGCATCCAGAAccactcggcccgttttcctcTGACCTCAAGTCAGCTGCTGGAGATTTCTCTGTTTCAGAGCATTCCCCATAAACCTGAGAGATGGTTGCGAGTTAAAATCCCAGCAGATCATGAAATGCTCAGAGCATCTTCTAGGTAAAAATGGAAGATGGGATCCCTCAGGGTTGTGACCTTTGTCCACTGTCCTTCTCCCACAGCTGCACCTGAAGGCATCAGCCTGTCAGGCTCCTGGAGTTTGGTCAGCGGCCTGCCAAAGGCAGTGATGGTGCTCTTCTACACCACCGTCATGGAGTCCATCGTTCCTGGAGGGGCGGGTAATGACCCCTCCAGGAAGTACCTGCCTTCACCAAACCGCACCGCCCAGTAATGTGAGGCAGAGCGCCATCATTTCTGCTCTTTTAGCtcctgatctgcacagcgacaGCAGCTGCTCTGTTTTGCTACCATGCCGCTGCGGCTGTAGGGCGCCCCCATGTGGTGAGAGGTGGCATCGCAGTGAATGCATCAGAGAACAACTAATATTTCATAACAACTTTATACTCCGTAGTGCCAAAGGCTACATTTGATCATATTATGCCTATAGTTGTCTTTGGCAGAACATAGAACCTTTAAACTGCCTGTAAAGGTTCTATGTTCTGCACCACAGCAAAACCAATTCATATTCCTGGTATGTAATAATATTTGGTCAATAAACGtaattctgattctggttctaaTAAATCAGAGCTCTTCTCTAGTCTGGTGCTCACTTTGAACTCCAGCAGGTTCTCCTCCCCCAGCTGGACAAATGCtgccctgtgattggctgatacACTGTCCAGGTTAACAAATGTAGGTCACAACATCATTTATACAATTCAAAAGTCTTTTATCAATCCAAAGAAAGAATAAACGAATTAATAAGTGAATCAAGCTGCAGCTGGTTACCTCAAAGAGTCCCATGGTGCCGCTGGGCAGCGGCGGTCCCGCCTGGTGAGTCCTGGTGTCTGTGGTTCCGACCCAGGACGGCTGGACCAAGATGACCACCTGGATGATGGCGAAGCAGAGAGTGCAGACGGCCCAGAGGACACCGACCGCTCGGGCGCTTCGGACAAACTCCGTCTGGTAGAGACGAGACAGGTCGGCGAGGCCCGGCGACACCGACATCCCTGACGGACACAGAGAGACGGGTGTTAAGGCGGAGCTGCCTCCAGCTGGAGGACGGAGGCTCCTTCTGCCCTGGTGGAAGCAGAGCTCAGACCACCGCAGGGAGGAAGACCAGCAGCAGGTTGGGTAGGAAGCTGAGTGAAGCAGCCATGGTCAGGCAGGTGGACTGATGATGGACTTTAGTTTAGAGTTCGCCTACAGAGACCagatggttctggttcctcccaaCAAGAAGCGCTTCAGTGATCTGCAGACCAGCAGTGGAGAAAGTGGTCACCACCATCTCTGCTCCAAATGTCACTAAACGTTTAAAAGAAGATCTGCTTCTAATGGATTCAGTGGCGTCAGCAGGTCTCCGCTGCTTCCTGATTGGCTCCTGAGCTTTATGTTACAGAACTGAgccaatcagagaagcagctgcaTGGAGCAAGCTGCTGATTTCTGGTTACTCAGTAAACAAGATGACTGGATCAATAACCAGTAACCAAGCTGATTACTAGCGATGGATCAGGAGccgcagccaatcagaaaccaCCAATAATCAGAAACAATCAAAGGTTCCGCGGTAAACAGCCGCAGCATCGCGCTGACCGCAGCCAATCACGGCAAAACATCAAACCGCCGACGTCACGTCATCGTCTTTGATTTACCGACACGCGCACGATCCGAGGCGCGTTCATGttgaaaataaacatgcaggaaaagaagaaaagagcgaacctgctgcaggaggagctccgtctgcaggaggaggaagaggaggatgatgaagaggaggagggggggaggagggaggaagaggatgaaggggagggggaggaatatgatgatgaagaggaggagggggaggaagaggagggaggagggagcagggaggaagaggatgaagaggaggaggagggaggaagaggatgaagaggagggggaggaatatgatgatgaagaggaggagtgggaggaagaggaggaggaggggaggagggagcagggaggaagaggagggggaggagggaagagggaggaagaggatgatgaagaggaggagggggaggaagagGTTCCCGGATGAGGATGAAGGTTCCTCTGCTCAGTCTGTCACCATGGAAACAGCCTCTGGGATGGTCACCATGGTGACAGAGGGCAGCCTGCTCTCCAGGTTTCTCCAGGTTTCTCCAGGTTTCCTCTGAGGAGGCTGACTCTCCTCTGGTGGTTTTAAATGTGGGATTTTGAGACTATTTTCTGAGACAAAGCTGAACTTCAGGATCACAGGTTTATGTTTCTGAATCAGAAATAATGGAGGAGCAGAGAAACGCCTGCAGCCCATCCTGCTGTTCAGGAGAGGAGGAGCCACCTGCTGGAGGACAGAGGAGCTGCTCCACACGGAGAAAAAAACTCTGAATCCCAGAATGCACAGCGGCGAGCCATTTTCATGGCAGGCTCCCAGGATGGAGGACAGTGCCGGACCTCGGCTGTTTCTGGGTTAGGGGCCATGAAGGGGCCGGGTATCTGTCCAGCATCCTTACACACCATGCCAGGAGCTGGTTAGATGTTTAATCACGTTCACAATTAAAACACAGCTAAATCCCCGTTACCGCAAAAGGACAATAACCTCACTAACagtatgtgacaaaatgtagatTACAGTGGTGGATACAGGCGGGGGCGCGGGGGGCACGCGCGGGGCCCCCTTTTGGagatcaaaataattttttttagagcgGGAAGGCATTGGGCAGTAGCTgtacttttagtttttcttttttaacctcgaagtggccatcgttctattagtactatctttgatatgtcaatcatacaattcaaccaatcaaatcaacgactgaagacaACATGCTAGCaaatcacagctggagaggggcgggtcgcTTGGTCATACAAACCACAGACATCATCTACGTAGACGCATCATAGGGCGTAGGGTCATACGTCAGCGTCACCGCCATCTTGTATggggcagaaaaaaagttaagttcagttgtagtgaacgtggatcagagaagattcctcattcctgtgctgcgtGGAAATGTACCAACCGTTTTACGGAACAAACAAGATCTGCTGGCATTTCCTTTCACAGGTAAGAATCAAACAAATCCGTACGATATTGTTTGCCCGCCATAAAATCAGGACTTTGGGAGAAATACTGGGAATTCCTGCGCAGCATAACGACTATCCAGCAGGCAAAGCAGCCAGCCATGTGAATTAGTCAATTCACATGACTAAAGTACTTAAATCATTTATACTCTCCAGGTTTCCCAAAGATAAGGCTTTAAGGAAGCAGTGGGAAACAGCGATGAGGAGAGAAGGATTTTCTGCTAGTCCTTCATCCATGctctgcagtgagatttagaGCGGAGGACTTTAACAGGACCGTCAGACTGTCAGGATCAGAGCTGGCTCTGTTCCCTGCTCATCTATGCAAGGTAGGTGTATGTTTTAGGTTACATACAGATAATATGGCATTTAATTGCCATATTATCTGTATGTAACagataattaaatttaattaaatgccaTATTATCTGAAGGagaaaaattgtattttgtaaTAAACTGCGAAATTATTTCTATATCTTTGGTTTTAGTCTGTGGCTACCAGGACGTCTCAGACCTCAAAGAGAGCTCCTGTCACTGGACTCTTCTTATCTTGTCCAAGAGGCGGAGCCTAAACTTGTGAGGATTAATGGCTGGTTATGCTTCACATCTGTGAATGTTATGATGTTGCTGTAGTTAATAAGTGAATTAACTgcaaaattacaagaaagacagaaattgCATGTGGACACATCTTGTTGCACActtcaaaaaagtatttttccagatccctgtttattttgaaacagtatttatttaaatatagagTTTTCCTTGTTTTGGCCCTTAgtgaaaacatatatatatatcatatatgtCTGTCAACATCAACTTGACAACCAAATAGAAGGACATGGGCTAATTAGttattatgaataaaataactaattttGGATGAAAGATACACACTTCAATAAAGGATACACTGTTAAATGTTATACTTCTGGTTTTACTCTAAATGATGaacttaaaataatttcataataTAAAAATACGTATCAAGACCTGACTACTTTTTTATTGCATCGGTATCACAGATGCATTACATTTAATCATGTCTGtatttaattataaattaaGTAAACATGTGGGGCAATTAAGAACACACTgtaatgaataaaatgtaggaaacaTCACTCATAAttgttttaatctatttttgtgCTAGGAGCACACCTATGCTCTGCCTTCATCCAATGACGACATGAGGGCCAGACTGAGGGAAGCCTTGGTTAGGGTGGAGAGTCTGCACAGAGAACTGTGGGTGGTCTTCTTCTCAGAGAGAAGAACATCATAAACGAGAACTTAAAAAATCAGCTTGGAAACCTTTGAAACAAAGTGGAGACCTATAACTAAATTCATAGTGTAACCTTGACGCctctattcattcatttatttatttatttatttatttatttattattttatttttattttattttttgcttttgtacCTTTTGAATTCGTCTTGTATTAGTATTATGGTGTACTTTTTCTACTTTAATATGTATGTTCATAATGTCTACTGTTGTCCCCCTCACTTCAAGTACGGTGATTTATACGTCCATGGATGGGTCAGTGAATGTGGGTTTGTCTTGATGGGACCAATGTTTATTTGGGAGGAGATGTGTCTATGTTTGGCTGTATCTCTCATCGAGGGCGCCTGGACGACCTGTGGCGTAGTGGGGACTTAACAGACGGGATCCCTGATGTGGGTGAAATTTCTAGAATGATCCGGGTAAAGATGTTAAGATGCAAAATGTGAGATGTGACAAAAGTGGACATGTATATGTTGATATAAAACAGcgattgaaaataaaaagttcaaaaaaaaaaaaaaaatcagcttgatACAAACTCAGGTAGAATGAGAAAAAATGTGGACATTCTTTCCTTTAATTGTAAAATAGACATTATTTGGGCCTTCCTTTTTTATACTTGCTAAAGATTTCAGTGGGTCTTagtaatttctttctttcagatCTTCTTATCCAGCTTCTATCCAGACAGAGCAATGATTAAAGACCAGAGGGAGTTTCCATCACGCTCCACTTACATGGTCCCAAGGCTTACAAATATCTTAGAGAGACTCTTAATATGAACCTCCCCCATCCACGCACGTTGCAAAGGTATTATTTGTGttatatgaaaacatttttaatgttaatctaattagtattttattttgggtgAGTAGTGAAAGGTTTGCACACCTACATCTGATATTTTTAACATCAACCATTTCTACTTCCAGTTAGTGGACAGCCAAAGATATTATATgactattaaaaaatatattgttgtctttaaatttaatattttttatagctTTAGTTTAGTACATCTGTCTCAGGGCACTTAGCACAACAAGTCATTTCAGTCCAATTATCCAGATTGCAGATCACAGTTCCTCCTTTATAACAGCACAATGACACATGAATCTGCTGATTCTTCTCTCTGAACAGGTGGATGAGCTCTGGATGCCAGGCTGGCCTTAACATGATGATGCTGGAGGTGTTAAAGAGAAGACAGGAAGAAGATCCAAATAAGTATGGT
Coding sequences within:
- the lhfpl4b gene encoding LHFPL tetraspan subfamily member 3 protein produces the protein MSVSPGLADLSRLYQTEFVRSARAVGVLWAVCTLCFAIIQVVILVQPSWVGTTDTRTHQAGPPLPSGTMGLFEVCMESDWPVPDCRGGLSSLSPLPSFQSVAVLVGVSLWAVWTSVLCLCLFRFCSAATVYKICAWLQLTAGFCLALACLLFPDSWESPEMRVLCGESVGSFSPGNCSVHWAYILAMMGILDYAILATLAFVLANRQDALLPPEGADVTAGLLMSA